A single genomic interval of Devosia oryziradicis harbors:
- a CDS encoding acylneuraminate cytidylyltransferase family protein, which yields MRTLAVIPARGGSKRLPGKNIRPFLGVPLIAWSIRFALGYAGFDRVVVSTDAPDIAAVAAAEGIEVPRLRPPHLASDTAATIDAVLDVIDHEAAQGRQFDTVALLQPTSPIRLASRWDAARDLLGDSEIDAVVGVAPARTHPFHTFSLGDRGQLTSMHSADLLKLRGQDLPAAVSVAGNLYLARTAALHEQRTFFPSRIAGVLCDQPFEAADIDDELDWLIAETIATKYGITP from the coding sequence AACATCAGGCCATTCCTGGGTGTCCCGCTGATCGCCTGGTCCATAAGGTTTGCCTTGGGCTATGCGGGCTTTGACCGCGTGGTTGTTTCTACGGATGCGCCCGACATTGCCGCGGTGGCAGCGGCCGAAGGAATCGAGGTTCCGCGGTTACGACCACCGCATCTTGCGTCCGATACGGCAGCAACCATCGACGCTGTGCTGGATGTCATCGACCATGAGGCGGCCCAAGGTCGCCAATTTGACACCGTAGCGTTGCTGCAGCCAACCTCTCCAATTCGCTTGGCGTCGCGGTGGGACGCTGCCCGCGATTTGCTAGGTGATAGTGAGATCGACGCCGTAGTGGGAGTTGCGCCAGCCCGGACGCATCCCTTTCACACATTCTCGCTGGGCGACCGAGGCCAATTAACATCAATGCATAGTGCTGATTTGCTCAAACTGCGCGGTCAGGACTTACCTGCGGCCGTTTCGGTAGCCGGTAACCTCTACCTGGCGCGAACTGCTGCCCTACACGAGCAACGAACCTTCTTTCCCTCGCGGATCGCGGGTGTATTGTGCGACCAGCCTTTCGAAGCTGCCGACATCGACGACGAGCTCGATTGGCTCATCGCCGAAACCATCGCCACCAAATACGGGATCACACCGTGA
- the neuB gene encoding N-acetylneuraminate synthase, with translation MSTFIIAEAGVNHDGDSEQAMRLVEVAAQSGADAVKFQTFSADKLTRKGAEKAEYQKKMTGDGDQHAMLAKLEMSHELHEALVRRSAELGIEFMSTAFDEDALDFLVSMGIRRIKVPSGEITNLPFLAHMASKNLPMIVSTGMADMGEVKQAVAAIAAERSRNGFSAPLEEIVTILHCTSNYPAAASDVNLRAMLSMAEEIGMPIGYSDHTLGIAISTAAVAMGATVIEKHFTLDKTLPGPDHAASLEPDELKALIKAIRDVESARGDGIKAPTASELPVRALVRRSVTTLRDIAAGASIGPEDVALLRPGTGIPPAEFQNVLGKRARHPIAAGQTVQWTDLQ, from the coding sequence GTGAGCACCTTCATTATTGCCGAAGCTGGGGTCAACCATGATGGCGACAGCGAGCAAGCCATGCGGCTCGTTGAGGTTGCAGCGCAAAGTGGCGCCGACGCCGTCAAATTCCAGACCTTCTCAGCCGACAAGCTCACTCGCAAGGGTGCGGAAAAAGCAGAATACCAGAAGAAGATGACGGGGGACGGCGATCAGCATGCCATGCTGGCCAAGCTCGAAATGTCCCACGAGCTTCATGAGGCACTGGTCCGGCGCAGCGCGGAACTGGGCATCGAGTTCATGTCGACGGCATTCGACGAAGATGCGCTGGATTTCCTGGTTTCCATGGGAATCCGCCGGATCAAGGTACCCTCGGGCGAGATCACTAACTTGCCCTTCCTTGCCCACATGGCATCGAAGAACCTTCCCATGATCGTCTCCACCGGCATGGCAGATATGGGAGAGGTCAAGCAGGCGGTGGCCGCCATAGCTGCGGAGCGCAGCCGAAACGGATTTTCAGCTCCGCTCGAAGAAATCGTCACCATTCTTCATTGCACGTCCAACTATCCGGCCGCCGCTAGCGATGTGAACCTGCGGGCTATGCTGAGCATGGCGGAGGAAATCGGAATGCCCATCGGGTATTCGGATCATACGCTGGGGATCGCAATCTCCACCGCAGCGGTCGCAATGGGTGCCACGGTTATCGAGAAGCACTTTACTCTGGACAAGACCTTGCCCGGCCCGGACCATGCGGCATCCCTCGAACCCGATGAGCTCAAGGCGCTGATAAAGGCCATTCGCGACGTGGAGTCGGCGCGGGGTGACGGAATCAAGGCGCCGACCGCTTCCGAATTGCCCGTGCGCGCCCTCGTCCGTCGCAGCGTCACCACCCTCCGCGACATCGCCGCCGGCGCGTCGATCGGACCTGAGGATGTTGCCCTCCTACGCCCGGGCACAGGCATACCACCTGCCGAGTTCCAGAACGTGTTAGGCAAGCGCGCCCGTCACCCCATCGCTGCCGGACAGACCGTGCAGTGGACTGATCTGCAGTGA
- the neuC gene encoding UDP-N-acetylglucosamine 2-epimerase — protein MTPVRHILYVTGTRADFGLMQSTLKRLEADPRLSVSVLVTGMHLDPAYGLTVGEIEKAGLTIAARVGIEAGTPTGALMGANVGRMLTGFVPVLQAEAPDVVLLLGDRGEMLAGAIAAIHLNIPVAHIHGGERSGTVDEPVRHAISKLSSLHLVATQDSRKRLISMGEAEADIHVVGAPGLDGLDKLPCRNRQALVADYGLDPERALGLLVYHPVLQEASAAGAHVASIVDALLAADVQVVALKPNSDAGSAGVRDRLETLASAGKLQLFTHLPRPTFVEFMAAADLMVGNSSSGIIEAATFGTPVINIGSRQNLRERNANIIDVGVDQEGIAAAIGAALAQRRYPANNVYGDGRAGERIAEVLATADLARLSAGKTNAY, from the coding sequence GTGACGCCAGTCCGTCACATCCTCTATGTCACCGGGACCCGCGCTGACTTTGGCCTCATGCAGTCCACGCTGAAACGCCTTGAGGCCGACCCTCGCCTGTCAGTCAGCGTCCTGGTGACCGGCATGCACCTCGATCCGGCCTACGGGCTGACTGTGGGCGAGATCGAGAAGGCCGGGCTGACGATTGCGGCGCGGGTCGGAATCGAGGCGGGCACGCCTACCGGAGCGCTGATGGGCGCCAATGTCGGTCGGATGCTCACCGGATTTGTACCGGTCCTCCAAGCGGAAGCTCCAGACGTGGTTTTGCTGCTGGGCGATCGCGGCGAGATGCTAGCGGGTGCGATTGCGGCGATCCACCTCAACATCCCCGTTGCGCATATTCACGGCGGCGAGCGTTCGGGAACGGTGGACGAGCCGGTCAGGCATGCTATTTCCAAGCTCTCCAGCCTGCATCTCGTTGCTACCCAGGATAGCCGCAAGCGGCTTATCTCGATGGGCGAGGCCGAAGCAGATATCCACGTTGTCGGCGCACCAGGGCTGGACGGATTGGATAAACTGCCATGTCGCAATCGGCAGGCACTGGTGGCGGACTATGGCCTTGATCCGGAGCGAGCATTGGGCCTCTTGGTCTACCATCCGGTCTTGCAAGAAGCGTCAGCTGCGGGCGCGCATGTCGCATCCATTGTCGATGCCCTGTTGGCCGCTGATGTTCAAGTCGTCGCTCTCAAGCCAAACTCGGATGCCGGCAGTGCCGGCGTGCGTGACAGGCTTGAAACCCTGGCCTCGGCAGGAAAATTACAGCTTTTCACCCACTTGCCTCGCCCTACTTTTGTCGAGTTCATGGCCGCCGCCGATCTGATGGTCGGCAATTCGAGCAGTGGGATCATCGAAGCAGCAACTTTTGGCACCCCGGTCATAAACATCGGCTCCCGCCAGAACTTGCGGGAGCGCAACGCGAACATAATCGATGTAGGGGTCGATCAGGAGGGTATTGCTGCCGCGATCGGTGCTGCCCTGGCCCAACGCAGATATCCCGCCAACAACGTGTATGGCGATGGCCGTGCCGGGGAGCGCATCGCCGAGGTTTTGGCCACTGCGGACCTGGCGCGGCTTTCCGCGGGAAAAACCAATGCATATTGA
- a CDS encoding acetyltransferase, whose amino-acid sequence MHIESIRLVGSGGHALVVLDSLAALGVPTEAIAVFDQNDARVGHQIGEHKVQAFDPANFSGRAVHICIGDNKARERVSSEIAKLGCNLQTIIHPRAIVSARAVIGEGTFVAAGAIVSAQAVTGKSCIINHASVVDHECILSDFVHIAPGATLGGAVSVGHRSLIGAGANILPRVAIAPDVTIGAGAVLIKNVTESAVYVGVPAKKV is encoded by the coding sequence ATGCATATTGAGAGCATTCGCCTCGTTGGTTCAGGTGGCCATGCGCTGGTTGTGCTCGACAGCCTGGCCGCTCTAGGCGTACCTACCGAGGCGATTGCTGTTTTCGATCAGAACGATGCGCGTGTTGGCCACCAGATTGGTGAGCATAAGGTACAGGCTTTTGACCCTGCAAACTTTTCCGGCAGGGCAGTCCATATCTGTATAGGCGACAACAAAGCGCGCGAACGTGTTTCCTCTGAAATTGCAAAGCTTGGCTGCAACCTTCAAACAATAATCCACCCACGCGCCATTGTTTCGGCGAGAGCGGTTATTGGAGAAGGTACATTTGTGGCCGCCGGTGCAATTGTGTCTGCGCAAGCTGTGACAGGCAAAAGCTGTATAATTAATCATGCTTCTGTTGTTGATCATGAGTGCATATTGTCCGATTTTGTGCATATTGCGCCGGGGGCAACACTGGGGGGCGCCGTTTCGGTCGGGCATCGCAGCTTGATTGGTGCGGGCGCCAATATTTTGCCCCGTGTGGCCATTGCTCCCGATGTCACGATTGGCGCAGGGGCAGTGCTTATTAAGAACGTTACCGAATCCGCAGTTTACGTAGGCGTGCCTGCGAAAAAGGTCTGA
- a CDS encoding aminotransferase class I/II-fold pyridoxal phosphate-dependent enzyme, translating to MSRNLESISLSRTSTIRDALAALDVAAVGVLLLVDGDGRFERTVTDGDLRRLLLDGKTLNDDLSTLPALKSVVLEDGYTRRHALTLMQQAVINHIPVVNADGRVTDLIERSQVDQQVLLSTPHMGEAELEFVAEAFRTNWIAPLGPNVDAFESELAAMVGVKHAVALSSGTAAIHIALRLLEIGAGDVVFCSTLTFIASINPALYQGARPVFIDSEPESWNMSPQALERALQAAKAAGQLPKAVIIVSLYGQSADMDPLVALCDQYGVPVIEDAAESLGARYRGRASGTFGKIGIYSFNGNKIITTSGGGMLVTDSAEMAARARFLATQARDPAPHYQHSVVGYNYRMSNILAGVGRGQLKVLEERVAARRRVFETYRTALAHIDWLEWMPEPEWSFSTHWLAACVLKPHAPITVNKLIEALSDEFIEARPMWKPMHLQPVFADAEYYRHSNESVSDGLFERGICLPSGSNLTDGQISRVVDVITGLERATLLDKAE from the coding sequence ATGTCTCGAAATCTTGAATCAATCAGTCTGTCACGCACGTCGACAATTCGGGATGCCCTTGCTGCGCTTGACGTTGCGGCCGTTGGCGTGTTGCTCCTGGTCGATGGCGATGGGCGTTTTGAACGCACCGTCACCGATGGTGACCTGCGCCGACTGTTACTCGATGGCAAGACATTGAACGATGACCTGAGTACCCTGCCCGCACTCAAGTCAGTCGTATTGGAAGATGGCTATACCCGTCGCCACGCGCTGACATTGATGCAGCAGGCAGTGATTAACCACATACCCGTCGTCAACGCCGACGGACGCGTGACTGACCTGATCGAGCGCTCCCAAGTAGATCAGCAGGTACTGCTCTCGACGCCCCACATGGGCGAAGCGGAGCTGGAGTTCGTTGCCGAGGCATTCCGAACCAATTGGATAGCCCCGCTGGGTCCAAACGTTGATGCGTTTGAAAGCGAGTTGGCCGCGATGGTTGGGGTTAAGCACGCGGTCGCCCTAAGCTCAGGTACGGCCGCGATCCACATTGCGCTGCGCCTTCTCGAAATTGGCGCGGGTGATGTGGTCTTCTGCTCGACCCTAACATTCATCGCCAGCATTAATCCCGCCCTGTATCAGGGCGCGCGCCCGGTTTTCATCGATTCGGAACCGGAAAGCTGGAACATGTCCCCGCAGGCCCTCGAGCGCGCCCTGCAGGCCGCAAAGGCTGCCGGCCAACTGCCCAAGGCGGTAATTATTGTAAGCCTCTATGGGCAGAGTGCGGACATGGATCCGCTGGTTGCCCTATGTGACCAATATGGGGTTCCCGTCATCGAGGATGCGGCCGAGTCGCTGGGCGCAAGGTATCGCGGTCGCGCGTCCGGGACGTTCGGCAAGATCGGCATCTACTCTTTCAATGGAAACAAGATCATCACGACTTCAGGCGGCGGCATGCTGGTTACCGACTCCGCCGAGATGGCCGCACGCGCCCGCTTCCTTGCCACTCAGGCCCGCGATCCGGCGCCGCACTACCAGCATAGCGTCGTCGGTTACAACTACCGGATGAGCAACATCCTGGCCGGGGTTGGGCGCGGTCAATTGAAAGTACTTGAGGAGCGCGTGGCGGCACGTCGGCGCGTGTTCGAAACTTATCGCACTGCTCTGGCCCATATTGACTGGCTGGAGTGGATGCCTGAACCCGAATGGAGTTTTTCGACCCACTGGCTCGCCGCCTGTGTGCTCAAGCCGCATGCGCCGATAACAGTCAACAAGCTCATAGAGGCGCTCTCTGACGAGTTTATCGAAGCACGGCCGATGTGGAAGCCGATGCATCTGCAGCCGGTTTTCGCCGATGCTGAATACTACCGCCACTCCAACGAGTCGGTTTCGGATGGGCTGTTCGAACGGGGTATCTGCCTGCCCTCTGGCTCAAACCTGACCGATGGCCAGATTTCTCGAGTGGTCGACGTAATCACTGGGCTGGAGCGTGCAACACTATTGGATAAAGCCGAATAG
- a CDS encoding polysaccharide biosynthesis protein, producing MLSFDAVALSVALWAAFALRFGVWTPPNTVDQFLTVLTAPMVAIPVFVRHGLYRAVIRYLPEKALWTIVQAMTIATLVWVLVVFLLEMSGRTVVPRSVPLLYWALGTMLIGGSRFAAKKLLWPREEALGIRKPIVIYGAGSAGAQLSAAIAREGRMFVVGFLDDSPRVQGSDVAGIRVFPPSHLSTLHEQYGVQEVILSIPSLTATRRQEILAKISGLGVKIRTLPAITDLVSGKYSINRIREIDIDDLLGRSSVPADPALIADMIEGHSIMVTGAGGSIGSELCRLVAKSSPQRLVLFEANEFALYTIERELAALTDVVVVPVLGSITDSACVARTMASNNVQVVFHAAAHKHVPLVEANVLEGVRNNVLGTLTVASLALKHDVETFVLISSDKAVRPTNVMGATKRWAEFIIGHMATAAAAKQTGQRFTAVRFGNVLGSNGSVVPLFKEQISRGGPVTLTDPEMTRYFMSIHEAAELIVQAGALSEGGDVFLLEMGNPVLIKTLAENMIRLAGFSVRDEANPRGEIELVVTGKRPGEKMYEELFYDEAAATKTKHPKIMRARGAANSSRVEEALAELREALDAGNEPDVRRILFGFIQ from the coding sequence CTGTTGTCATTCGATGCGGTCGCATTGTCAGTTGCGCTCTGGGCCGCATTTGCTTTGCGCTTCGGCGTTTGGACGCCACCCAATACCGTCGATCAGTTTCTGACCGTTCTTACTGCTCCGATGGTGGCCATCCCGGTATTCGTGCGTCACGGACTCTATCGCGCAGTGATCCGCTACCTGCCAGAAAAAGCCCTCTGGACCATTGTGCAGGCGATGACCATCGCGACGCTTGTCTGGGTGCTGGTGGTGTTTTTGCTGGAGATGTCGGGTAGGACGGTCGTTCCGCGGTCCGTGCCACTGCTTTATTGGGCCCTCGGCACCATGCTGATCGGGGGTAGCCGTTTTGCGGCTAAAAAGCTGCTTTGGCCGCGGGAAGAGGCGCTGGGCATTCGCAAACCCATCGTCATCTACGGTGCTGGAAGTGCTGGTGCGCAGCTTTCGGCCGCCATCGCCCGCGAAGGACGGATGTTCGTCGTCGGGTTCCTGGATGATAGTCCGCGGGTTCAAGGCAGCGACGTGGCGGGGATCAGGGTATTCCCGCCGAGCCACCTATCAACGCTGCATGAGCAGTACGGCGTACAGGAAGTTATCCTTTCCATACCGTCGCTGACCGCAACACGCCGGCAGGAAATCCTGGCCAAGATCAGTGGTCTGGGCGTCAAGATCAGGACGCTGCCCGCCATCACGGATTTGGTGAGCGGGAAGTATTCGATCAATCGTATTCGGGAGATCGACATAGACGATCTCTTGGGCCGTTCGTCCGTGCCAGCGGACCCGGCGCTTATAGCGGATATGATCGAGGGGCATTCGATCATGGTGACGGGCGCCGGAGGGTCGATCGGGTCCGAGCTTTGTCGGCTTGTCGCTAAATCGTCGCCACAGAGACTGGTGTTGTTCGAAGCGAATGAATTTGCACTCTACACTATCGAGCGCGAACTCGCGGCGCTTACAGACGTGGTCGTCGTTCCAGTGCTGGGCTCCATTACAGATAGCGCGTGCGTGGCCCGCACTATGGCCAGCAACAATGTGCAGGTCGTATTCCACGCCGCGGCCCACAAGCATGTTCCGCTGGTTGAGGCCAATGTCCTGGAAGGCGTGCGCAACAACGTTTTGGGAACGCTGACCGTTGCCAGTTTGGCACTGAAGCACGACGTCGAAACCTTCGTACTCATCTCATCGGACAAGGCTGTGCGGCCGACCAATGTCATGGGCGCGACGAAGCGCTGGGCGGAATTCATCATCGGCCACATGGCCACCGCGGCCGCCGCCAAGCAGACGGGCCAACGCTTTACGGCCGTTCGGTTCGGTAATGTCCTCGGCTCGAACGGATCGGTGGTGCCTCTGTTCAAGGAGCAAATCAGCCGTGGAGGGCCAGTGACTCTGACCGATCCGGAGATGACCCGGTACTTTATGTCAATTCACGAGGCGGCCGAGCTGATTGTTCAGGCAGGTGCGTTGTCGGAGGGCGGGGACGTCTTTCTTCTCGAAATGGGCAATCCGGTTCTGATCAAGACCCTGGCAGAAAACATGATCCGGCTTGCCGGCTTCAGTGTCCGGGACGAGGCCAATCCTCGCGGCGAGATCGAACTGGTCGTCACAGGCAAAAGGCCGGGCGAGAAAATGTACGAGGAGCTGTTTTACGACGAGGCGGCTGCAACCAAGACCAAGCACCCCAAGATCATGCGGGCGCGTGGCGCGGCGAACAGCAGCCGAGTCGAGGAAGCCCTTGCTGAGCTCCGGGAGGCGCTGGATGCTGGGAATGAACCCGACGTGCGCCGAATACTATTCGGCTTTATCCAATAG
- a CDS encoding MraY family glycosyltransferase — MTSTTYLFLAVGAFAGGWLGTMAVRRFASRFGLVQSPNERSSHSRPTPQGGGLSIAVIAILAAAAIGAFEPSFLILAGLSTIVAAIGLADDVFELSPALRFPIQGIVLAALIGWALPLPDLLLPFGGTIGGWFLPPLVWLFALWWLNLFNFMDGIDGIAASQAVVMLVGALVLALTTDHTFLTAPLGTMALVTAAATGGFLVVNWSPARIFMGDAGSNALALLIFAICLGTVQKGLIGYPAWLILLSVFATDTTVALLRRTGRGERPWRAHRRHGYQQLARRFGHARVTVLYTAATALALLPLAIVAQHHPSIAWPLVGLTYLVLAILMFWAGSGDAAEHGP, encoded by the coding sequence ATGACAAGCACGACTTATCTGTTCCTGGCTGTTGGAGCTTTTGCTGGCGGCTGGCTCGGAACAATGGCCGTTCGCCGGTTCGCTTCGCGCTTTGGTTTGGTTCAAAGCCCAAACGAGCGGTCATCCCACTCTCGTCCTACCCCGCAGGGCGGGGGCCTTTCTATCGCGGTCATCGCTATTTTGGCGGCCGCGGCAATCGGTGCTTTCGAGCCCAGCTTCCTGATCCTGGCTGGGCTGAGCACGATAGTAGCGGCCATAGGTCTAGCTGACGACGTCTTTGAACTATCCCCTGCGCTTCGCTTTCCCATTCAGGGCATAGTGCTGGCGGCACTGATCGGATGGGCCCTGCCCTTGCCCGATTTACTGCTGCCATTCGGCGGGACGATCGGCGGGTGGTTCTTGCCGCCTTTGGTCTGGCTGTTTGCGCTGTGGTGGCTGAACCTGTTCAACTTCATGGACGGCATCGATGGTATAGCCGCCAGTCAAGCAGTCGTGATGCTCGTGGGCGCTTTGGTACTGGCACTGACCACCGATCATACCTTCCTCACGGCCCCGCTCGGGACGATGGCTCTTGTTACCGCCGCTGCAACTGGCGGTTTCCTGGTCGTCAACTGGTCGCCTGCCCGCATCTTTATGGGTGATGCGGGATCCAATGCGCTGGCGCTGCTGATCTTTGCCATCTGCCTTGGTACGGTGCAAAAGGGCTTGATCGGGTATCCTGCCTGGCTGATCCTGCTTTCCGTCTTTGCAACCGATACAACGGTTGCGCTGCTCCGCCGGACGGGGCGCGGCGAGCGCCCGTGGCGTGCCCACCGAAGGCACGGCTATCAGCAGCTTGCCAGGCGTTTCGGACACGCGCGCGTCACAGTGCTCTACACCGCTGCGACCGCATTGGCCTTGCTGCCGCTGGCAATAGTCGCCCAACATCATCCTTCGATTGCCTGGCCGCTTGTCGGACTGACTTATCTAGTACTGGCAATCCTGATGTTTTGGGCAGGTTCGGGCGACGCCGCCGAACACGGGCCGTAG
- a CDS encoding UDP-glucose dehydrogenase family protein, with the protein MKITIFGSGYVGLVTGACLADVGHVVTCVDVDTAKVERLRAGDVMIYEPGLTELVRRNLNANRLLFTADPAEAVAAADIIFIAVGTPADEDGSADLRSVLAVAQTIGTHMSTPKVVVDKSTVPVGTAERVRDVIAERLTARGLDIGFEVCSNPEFLKEGSAIADFTRAARIIVGTDSARVREVMQRCYAPYNRNHNKIMFMDIRSAELTKYAANAMLAARISFMNEIARVAEHVGADIEQVRLGVGSDPRIGFDFLYAGAGYGGSCFPKDVRALAHTARSVGHEPVLLSAVEAVNTAQKNWLFDKLLQGLGGNVAGKTVAVWGLAFKPNTDDMREAPSRVVVQSLWNYGAKVQAFDPQARREAERIWGARDDLKLANSADEALVGADALVICTEWSTFRGADLAAVKTLMKGDLIVDGRNLYDPVAVSEAGLRYLSVGRSGT; encoded by the coding sequence TTGAAGATTACGATTTTTGGCTCGGGTTACGTGGGCTTGGTCACCGGTGCCTGTCTTGCAGACGTTGGGCATGTGGTCACCTGCGTCGACGTCGATACCGCCAAGGTCGAACGGCTTCGGGCGGGCGACGTGATGATTTACGAGCCTGGCCTGACCGAGTTGGTACGTCGCAACCTGAATGCCAACAGGCTGCTCTTCACGGCCGATCCGGCGGAGGCCGTCGCGGCGGCCGACATCATCTTCATAGCCGTTGGCACGCCGGCAGACGAAGACGGCTCGGCAGACCTGCGATCGGTGCTCGCGGTCGCGCAGACGATTGGCACGCACATGTCGACGCCCAAGGTCGTCGTCGACAAGTCGACCGTCCCCGTAGGAACCGCCGAAAGGGTGCGAGACGTTATTGCCGAACGGTTGACCGCGCGCGGATTGGATATCGGCTTCGAGGTTTGCTCGAACCCGGAATTTCTCAAGGAAGGCTCGGCAATTGCCGACTTCACGCGCGCCGCCCGGATCATTGTAGGAACCGATTCCGCCCGGGTGCGGGAGGTGATGCAGCGATGCTACGCGCCCTACAACCGCAACCATAACAAGATAATGTTCATGGACATCCGGTCGGCCGAGCTGACCAAATACGCGGCCAATGCCATGCTTGCGGCCCGGATCAGCTTCATGAACGAAATCGCCCGCGTGGCGGAGCATGTCGGCGCCGATATCGAGCAAGTCCGGCTCGGTGTGGGCTCGGATCCCCGTATCGGCTTTGACTTTCTCTATGCCGGCGCGGGCTATGGCGGCAGCTGCTTTCCCAAGGACGTCCGCGCGCTTGCCCACACAGCGCGCAGCGTCGGGCATGAGCCTGTCCTGCTCAGCGCCGTCGAAGCAGTCAACACGGCCCAGAAGAACTGGCTGTTCGACAAGCTCTTGCAAGGCCTGGGTGGCAACGTTGCGGGCAAGACCGTTGCGGTGTGGGGATTAGCGTTCAAACCCAATACGGACGACATGCGCGAGGCGCCGAGCCGCGTCGTGGTCCAGTCGCTCTGGAATTACGGGGCCAAGGTGCAGGCTTTCGACCCGCAGGCGCGGCGCGAGGCCGAACGCATCTGGGGCGCGCGGGATGACCTGAAGCTCGCTAACAGCGCGGATGAGGCTCTGGTCGGCGCCGATGCCCTCGTGATCTGCACGGAGTGGTCAACGTTCCGCGGGGCGGACCTTGCAGCAGTGAAGACCCTCATGAAGGGCGACCTGATCGTGGATGGACGAAATCTCTACGACCCGGTTGCCGTCAGCGAGGCTGGCTTGCGCTATCTTTCGGTCGGCCGATCTGGCACCTAG
- a CDS encoding O-antigen ligase family protein: protein MVAVAATILPPGYPAYIGTYIALVAAILGLVAYGWSERETFAHPTSLAIVGAIALVGLAVPFVYRGPQDIVGPVLILPMLATVALGLLARPARWVPNPETFALICLAGALIALLGGGYEDVVLGRYRPGLGNNPIHYASLAAMSGCLAMVGVVASHRRSRYFFLLGPIFGLGCAVIADSRGPMLGVVAMSGVGLVLLTTWLWREKPFRIAILLSVAGAAVVTFYLVGTGNARIAGIVTSGLDIFRFTGGPDDIRAALYASALEILKTSPLFGIGLGQIMVPAQTLYPSLLAGTGLENLHADWANFAAMAGILGLLAWFLLLGAPLFLLLDARARQDRPIVLGALLLTTGQLALGVSNATFGILPQTVIYAVALGYFLVRARRLGD from the coding sequence GTGGTCGCCGTTGCGGCGACAATCCTGCCGCCTGGCTATCCGGCCTATATCGGTACCTACATCGCCCTGGTCGCGGCAATCCTGGGATTGGTCGCGTACGGCTGGAGCGAACGGGAGACATTTGCGCATCCCACATCCCTTGCCATCGTGGGTGCCATTGCGCTGGTGGGGCTTGCAGTTCCCTTCGTCTATCGTGGCCCGCAGGACATCGTGGGACCGGTGCTGATCCTGCCGATGCTTGCGACGGTCGCGCTGGGACTTCTGGCCCGCCCTGCCCGCTGGGTACCGAACCCGGAGACTTTCGCCCTAATCTGTCTGGCGGGCGCGCTGATCGCCCTGCTCGGCGGGGGCTATGAAGACGTCGTCCTGGGACGCTACCGGCCGGGCCTGGGTAACAATCCCATTCATTATGCTTCTCTGGCCGCTATGTCGGGGTGCCTTGCCATGGTTGGCGTAGTCGCCAGCCATCGTCGCTCGCGCTACTTTTTCCTCCTTGGCCCGATTTTCGGGCTCGGCTGCGCCGTGATCGCCGACTCGCGCGGGCCGATGTTGGGGGTGGTGGCCATGTCGGGCGTCGGCCTCGTCCTGCTCACCACCTGGCTCTGGCGAGAAAAGCCTTTCCGGATCGCGATCCTGCTCAGTGTGGCAGGGGCGGCAGTGGTGACGTTCTATCTTGTCGGTACTGGCAATGCGCGCATCGCCGGGATTGTCACAAGCGGGCTCGATATCTTTCGTTTTACCGGTGGTCCGGACGACATCCGGGCAGCTCTCTATGCCTCGGCCCTGGAAATCCTCAAAACCTCTCCCCTTTTCGGCATCGGCCTGGGGCAGATAATGGTTCCGGCCCAGACCCTGTACCCCAGCTTGCTGGCGGGGACGGGTCTCGAAAACCTCCACGCCGACTGGGCCAATTTTGCTGCCATGGCGGGAATATTGGGGCTGCTGGCATGGTTTCTGCTGCTGGGCGCACCCCTCTTCCTGCTGCTTGACGCTCGCGCCAGGCAGGATCGGCCCATTGTCTTGGGCGCGTTGCTGCTCACCACGGGCCAACTGGCGCTGGGGGTCAGCAACGCAACATTCGGCATTCTGCCGCAGACGGTGATCTACGCCGTTGCGCTCGGCTATTTCCTCGTGCGGGCCCGCCGACTGGGTGATTGA